Proteins encoded together in one Marinobacter salsuginis window:
- the rsmB gene encoding 16S rRNA (cytosine(967)-C(5))-methyltransferase RsmB yields MGDRQQPMRAIAAGVMLAVENGQSLSQCLPPALNRLPANERPELQALCYGTCRWFHRLEGELNGRLKKPLRKPDRVVHHLMLVALFQLRFSQQATYAILNETVEACRALDKPHLTGLVNGVLRAAEREGAPEPADDSARFSHPVWMVEKLRHNWPEDWQQILNANNAQAPMTLRVNALRFSRDEYLGLLKEAGIEASPTRFAPHGIQLAHPVPVDQLPWFADGAVSVQDEAAQLCTTLLDLAPGQRVLDACAAPGGKTCATLESCGELAEVVAIDESAERLPRVQENLDRLDLDATLKQADAAATDQWWDGEAFDRILLDVPCSASGVIRRHPDIKLLRRESDITPLAAIQLGLLDAMWAILKPGGRLVYATCSVFPQENHRIIQRFCKQQTDAILVEPEAQWGRDMGAGRQLLPDPDSHDGFFYAVLEKPEP; encoded by the coding sequence ATGGGGGACCGACAACAACCCATGCGCGCCATCGCCGCAGGCGTGATGCTGGCCGTGGAAAACGGCCAATCCCTGTCCCAGTGCCTTCCGCCAGCCCTGAACCGCCTGCCCGCCAACGAACGCCCCGAACTCCAGGCGCTTTGTTATGGTACGTGCCGCTGGTTTCACCGACTGGAGGGCGAACTCAATGGCCGGCTGAAAAAGCCCCTGCGCAAACCGGACCGCGTCGTCCATCACCTGATGCTGGTGGCCCTGTTCCAGTTACGCTTCAGCCAACAGGCCACCTACGCCATACTCAATGAAACCGTCGAAGCCTGCCGGGCCCTGGACAAACCGCACCTGACCGGCCTGGTGAACGGGGTACTCAGGGCCGCGGAACGGGAAGGCGCACCCGAGCCAGCAGACGATTCTGCCCGTTTCAGTCACCCCGTCTGGATGGTGGAAAAACTCCGCCATAACTGGCCGGAAGACTGGCAGCAGATTCTGAACGCCAACAATGCCCAGGCGCCCATGACATTAAGGGTGAACGCGTTGCGTTTTTCCCGTGACGAGTATCTCGGCCTGCTGAAAGAGGCTGGCATTGAGGCGAGCCCGACCCGTTTCGCACCCCACGGCATTCAATTGGCCCATCCTGTGCCTGTCGACCAACTACCCTGGTTCGCTGACGGCGCCGTGAGCGTGCAGGATGAAGCGGCGCAGCTGTGCACCACACTGCTGGATCTGGCCCCGGGCCAGAGAGTTCTGGATGCCTGCGCCGCGCCTGGGGGTAAAACCTGCGCAACCCTGGAAAGTTGTGGCGAACTGGCAGAAGTGGTCGCCATAGATGAATCCGCGGAACGCCTGCCCCGGGTCCAGGAGAATCTGGATCGCCTGGATCTGGACGCCACTCTGAAACAGGCCGATGCCGCGGCCACCGACCAATGGTGGGACGGCGAGGCATTCGATCGCATTCTGCTGGACGTGCCCTGCAGCGCCAGCGGCGTGATTCGCCGTCATCCCGATATCAAGTTATTACGCCGTGAATCGGACATTACTCCCCTTGCTGCTATACAGCTCGGGTTACTGGACGCGATGTGGGCTATCCTGAAACCCGGAGGCCGGCTGGTGTATGCCACCTGTTCGGTGTTCCCCCAGGAAAACCACCGTATAATTCAGCGGTTCTGCAAGCAGCAGACCGATGCCATCCTTGTTGAGCCAGAGGCTCAGTGGGGGCGCGATATGGGTGCGGGGCGGCAACTACTCCCCGATCCGGACAGCCATGACGGCTTCTTCTATGCCGTGCTGGAGAAACCCGAACCATGA
- the fmt gene encoding methionyl-tRNA formyltransferase, translating into MRLVFAGTPDFAATALKALIAAGHTIVGVYSQPDRPAGRGRKLQPSPVKQVALDHEIPVFQPETLKTAEAQKQLADLKPDVMIVAAYGLILPKAVLDIPTHGCLNIHASLLPRWRGAAPIQRAIAAGDAETGITIMQMDEGLDTGAMLLKSLTAIDTSDTGGSLHDRLAELGGKAIIKALELLKKGELTGEPQNDDLACYASKLSKTEGHIDWATDATAIERLVRAFNPWPGTYTDLGDQRIRIHEARALVTDSDAFPGTVVHRDRDGIDIACGNGTLRITRLQLPGSRAQSVNDLINGGKELLMPGQELR; encoded by the coding sequence GTGCGACTTGTTTTTGCTGGCACCCCGGATTTCGCGGCAACCGCGCTCAAAGCCTTGATTGCCGCCGGCCACACCATCGTTGGCGTTTATTCCCAGCCGGACCGTCCCGCCGGCCGTGGCCGGAAGCTGCAGCCCAGCCCGGTCAAGCAGGTGGCGCTGGACCATGAGATCCCGGTCTTCCAGCCCGAAACACTGAAAACAGCCGAAGCGCAGAAGCAGTTGGCCGACCTGAAGCCGGACGTGATGATCGTCGCCGCCTACGGCCTGATCCTGCCAAAGGCGGTGCTCGACATTCCCACCCACGGCTGCCTGAACATCCACGCCTCGCTGCTGCCGCGCTGGCGCGGTGCCGCTCCCATCCAAAGGGCCATAGCCGCGGGCGATGCGGAAACCGGCATCACCATCATGCAGATGGACGAAGGCCTGGATACCGGGGCCATGCTGTTGAAATCCCTGACCGCTATCGATACGAGCGACACCGGGGGCAGCCTGCACGACCGTCTCGCGGAGCTTGGTGGCAAGGCCATCATCAAGGCCCTGGAGCTTTTAAAGAAAGGGGAACTTACCGGGGAACCGCAGAACGACGACCTCGCCTGCTACGCCAGCAAACTGAGCAAAACCGAGGGCCATATTGACTGGGCCACGGACGCCACAGCCATTGAACGGCTGGTTCGCGCTTTCAACCCCTGGCCCGGAACCTACACCGATCTGGGCGATCAACGGATCCGCATTCACGAAGCCAGGGCCCTTGTGACAGACAGCGACGCGTTTCCCGGCACCGTGGTGCATAGGGATCGGGACGGGATCGATATTGCCTGCGGCAACGGCACCCTGCGCATCACCCGCCTGCAACTGCCAGGCTCCCGCGCCCAGAGCGTGAATGACCTGATCAACGGCGGCAAAGAACTGCTGATGCCCGGCCAGGAGCTGCGCTGA
- the glyQ gene encoding glycine--tRNA ligase subunit alpha — MTDKATKQTTPDIGTFQGLILALQNFWAQHGCVVLQPLDMEVGAGTFHPATFLRAIGPETWNAAYVQPSRRPTDGRYGENPNRLQHYYQFQVVLKPSPDNIQELYLDSLRALGLDPLVHDIRFVEDNWESPTLGAWGLGWEIWLNGMEVTQFTYFQQVGGLECFPVTGELTYGLERIAMYLQGVDSVYDLVWTEGPDGVVTYGDVFHQQEVEMSTYNFEHADTEFLFHSFDVHERESARLIEAGLALPAYEQVLKASHTFNLLDARHAISVTERQRFILRVRTLARAVAQAYFDSRRSLGFPLAPEALRKEVLAAADAADDKAKSKKGKKAKKAQQEQGNA, encoded by the coding sequence GTGACAGACAAGGCAACAAAACAGACTACTCCGGATATCGGGACCTTCCAGGGCCTGATCCTGGCTCTGCAGAATTTCTGGGCGCAGCACGGCTGCGTGGTGCTCCAGCCACTGGATATGGAAGTGGGCGCGGGCACCTTCCACCCCGCTACCTTCCTGCGTGCTATCGGGCCGGAAACCTGGAACGCCGCCTACGTTCAGCCCAGTCGCCGGCCTACGGATGGCCGCTATGGTGAAAACCCCAACCGCCTGCAGCACTATTACCAGTTCCAGGTGGTTCTGAAGCCATCGCCCGATAACATCCAGGAGCTGTATCTGGATTCACTGCGCGCGCTCGGCCTGGACCCGCTGGTGCACGACATCCGGTTTGTGGAAGACAACTGGGAGTCCCCGACGCTGGGTGCATGGGGGCTGGGCTGGGAAATCTGGCTGAACGGTATGGAAGTCACCCAGTTTACCTACTTCCAGCAGGTTGGCGGCCTGGAGTGCTTCCCGGTCACCGGCGAGCTGACCTACGGGCTGGAGCGCATCGCCATGTACCTGCAGGGCGTGGACAGCGTATACGATCTGGTCTGGACGGAAGGCCCTGACGGTGTGGTCACCTACGGTGACGTGTTCCACCAGCAGGAAGTGGAGATGTCCACCTACAACTTCGAGCACGCCGACACCGAGTTCCTGTTCCACAGCTTCGATGTTCACGAGCGGGAAAGCGCTCGCCTGATTGAAGCGGGCCTGGCACTGCCAGCCTACGAGCAGGTACTCAAAGCCTCCCACACCTTCAACCTGCTGGACGCCCGCCACGCCATCTCGGTGACCGAGCGTCAGCGTTTCATCCTTCGGGTTCGCACCCTTGCTCGAGCCGTTGCCCAAGCCTACTTCGACAGCCGTCGCTCGCTCGGCTTCCCGCTCGCCCCCGAGGCGCTGCGTAAGGAAGTCCTCGCCGCTGCTGACGCCGCCGACGACAAGGCGAAAAGCAAGAAGGGCAAAAAAGCGAAGAAGGCACAGCAGGAACAGGGGAACGCATAA
- the trkA gene encoding Trk system potassium transporter TrkA: MKILILGAGQVGGTLAENLANEANDITIIDSDSARLRELQDRLDIRTVQGAASYPTSLRQAGAEDADMLIAVTNSDETNMVACQVSKLLYKTPTTICRVRANAYLAKSELFYQRDQTKDLDSLRGFPIDVLISPEHLVTKHITRLIENPGALQVLEFSKGLTRLVAIRATKGGPLVGHELSYLRTHMPKIDTRVAAIFRKDRAIMPEGNTVIEDGDEVFFIAAADHIKSVMSELQPLVKPYKRIFICGGGNIGQRLANTLESRYQVKLLERDHERCVMLSENLRKTVVLEGNAANKDILLEENIENTDVFCAVTNDDEANIMASLLAKRLGARKVLTLINNPDYVDLIQGGDIDVAISPQQTTIGSLLTHVRRGDVVNVHSLRRGAAEAIEAIAHGDHRSSKVVGKRLDEINLPEGTTIGAIVRRNEVLIAHDHLRIQPDDHVILFLVDKTRIRDVEKLFQVGLTFF, from the coding sequence ATGAAAATCCTGATTCTCGGGGCCGGCCAGGTCGGCGGAACACTCGCCGAAAACCTTGCCAACGAAGCCAACGACATCACCATCATCGACTCCGACAGTGCCCGGTTGCGGGAGCTGCAGGATCGGCTTGATATCCGCACGGTCCAGGGTGCGGCGTCCTATCCGACGTCACTGCGCCAGGCCGGGGCCGAAGATGCCGACATGCTCATCGCAGTGACCAACAGCGACGAGACCAACATGGTGGCGTGCCAGGTCAGCAAGCTTCTCTACAAGACACCGACTACCATCTGCCGGGTGCGGGCCAACGCCTACCTGGCAAAATCGGAGCTGTTCTACCAGCGTGACCAGACCAAGGATCTGGACAGTCTCCGCGGCTTCCCGATCGACGTTCTGATTAGCCCCGAGCACCTGGTGACCAAGCACATTACCCGGCTGATCGAAAACCCCGGCGCCCTGCAGGTGCTTGAGTTCTCCAAGGGGCTGACCCGTCTGGTGGCCATCCGCGCCACGAAGGGCGGGCCACTGGTGGGCCATGAGCTGTCTTACCTGCGCACACACATGCCCAAGATCGATACCCGGGTGGCGGCAATTTTCCGGAAAGACCGGGCAATCATGCCGGAAGGAAACACGGTAATTGAGGACGGCGATGAGGTGTTCTTCATTGCTGCGGCCGACCACATCAAGTCTGTCATGAGTGAGCTCCAGCCGCTGGTAAAACCTTACAAGCGCATCTTTATCTGCGGCGGTGGCAACATTGGCCAGCGCCTGGCCAACACCCTGGAAAGCCGTTACCAGGTCAAGCTGCTGGAACGGGACCACGAGCGCTGTGTGATGCTTTCAGAAAACCTGCGCAAGACCGTGGTGCTCGAAGGCAACGCCGCCAACAAGGACATCCTGCTGGAAGAGAACATCGAAAACACCGATGTATTCTGTGCGGTGACCAACGACGATGAAGCCAACATCATGGCCTCACTTCTGGCCAAGCGCCTCGGTGCCCGCAAGGTACTGACCCTGATCAACAACCCGGACTACGTGGACTTGATCCAGGGTGGCGACATCGACGTGGCCATCTCGCCCCAGCAAACCACCATCGGCAGTCTACTGACCCACGTACGCCGGGGCGACGTGGTAAACGTTCACTCACTGCGCAGGGGCGCTGCCGAGGCGATCGAAGCAATTGCCCACGGCGACCATCGATCGTCCAAGGTAGTGGGCAAACGGCTGGATGAAATCAACCTGCCGGAAGGCACGACCATCGGTGCCATTGTCCGTCGCAACGAAGTTCTGATCGCCCACGATCACCTCCGGATACAGCCGGATGACCACGTTATCCTGTTCCTGGTCGATAAAACCCGCATCCGCGATGTGGAAAAACTGTTCCAGGTTGGGCTCACCTTCTTCTGA